The Acidobacteriota bacterium genomic interval CTCTTCGCCTTGGCCAGGAGGCTGATGGCCGTCGTGGGCTCCCGCCTGTCGTGCTTCACCAGGGCGGCCGCGAGCTGGGAGAGCCCCTGCCAGAGGTCGCGATCCTGCTGTCGCGAGGCCGCCTTCCAGAGATCCTCGAACGCTTCATGCGCCTTGTAGAACTGGCGGGAGGCGAGGAGGCGGGCCCCCTCGTCGAGGAGGTGCCGGCGCACGGCGGGCTCGATGGAAGGTTTCATGGCGGCGATGATACTTCTCCCGCGCCGCCGCTGGTATCATCAAACCTCGACCCGCGACCGGCGTATAGGCCGGTGCGACTCATCTCCCCAGCCCGCCGATGCTCGGAGGCGTTCATGACGCGACGTGGAAGAGGCTGCCTGTTCGCCCTGTTCGGGCTGGCCGCCGTGATCACCGTGGTCGTTCTCGCGATGACCCTCTCGAAGGGGGTCGAGCGGCGGACGGTGGTCGAGCTGAACGTGTCGGGGATGATCCAGGAGGAGAGGGACGAGTCCCTGCGCGGGCGGTTTCTCCAGGGGGACGTGACGCTGATCGCAGAGCTGAGGGCCCTCTTCGACAAGGCGCGCCGGGACGATCGGGTCGTCGGCGTCATGGTCAACATCAAGCCCTTCTCGATGGGCTTCGCCAAGATGCAGGAGCTGCGCGAGGCGGTGAGGTCCTTCCGCGCGTCCGGGAAGTGGGCGATCTGCTTCCTCGAGACCGCCGGGGAGTTCACCCCCGGGAACGGCCCGTACTACCTGGCCAGCGCCTTCGACGAGATCACGCTGAGCCCGGCGGGGTCCGTCAACCTGAGCGGCATCGCCACCGAGACCCCCTTCCTGCGGGGGACCCTCGACAAGCTCGGGATCTACCCCGACTTCGACGCGATCGGGAAGTACAAGAACGCGAAGAACATCTACACCGACAAGGAGTTCACCGACGCGCACCGCGAGGCGACGGCCACGCTCATCGACGACCTCTTCACCGGCATGGTCGAGGACATCGCCGCCTCCC includes:
- a CDS encoding DUF309 domain-containing protein codes for the protein MKPSIEPAVRRHLLDEGARLLASRQFYKAHEAFEDLWKAASRQQDRDLWQGLSQLAAALVKHDRREPTTAISLLAKAKSRLTAARLAGEGGTAMIAYLDALAGPIAQEKELPDTKLPKILLEALRAVE